In one Halosimplex halophilum genomic region, the following are encoded:
- a CDS encoding aldo/keto reductase: MEHVTVQGAEVPAVGLGTWQLTGEECYETVSTALELGYRHVDTAQMYDNEEQVGRAIADSDVDRDDVWITTKVTPGNARRADVVESTEESLDRLGTDYVDLLLLHWPNPLVSFRDTARGMAELRDDGLIRHAGVSNFRRWRLRRAREKSTIPILADQVRFHPFYPHGALREYCAKADTMLTAYSPLAHGGMIDDPVLAEIGERYDKTPAQVALRWATGFEHVAAIPKTTSREHLRQNIEIFDFELTDDERDRITRPSYLKSAGLFLRNEMGI, translated from the coding sequence ATGGAACACGTCACCGTGCAGGGCGCCGAGGTCCCAGCCGTCGGCCTCGGAACGTGGCAACTCACCGGCGAGGAGTGTTACGAGACGGTCTCGACCGCGCTCGAACTCGGCTACCGCCACGTCGACACCGCCCAGATGTACGACAACGAGGAGCAGGTGGGCCGTGCGATCGCCGACTCGGACGTGGACCGCGACGACGTGTGGATCACGACGAAGGTCACGCCGGGCAACGCCCGCCGGGCGGACGTGGTCGAGAGCACGGAGGAGAGTCTCGACCGCCTCGGCACCGACTACGTCGATCTGCTCCTGCTCCACTGGCCGAACCCCCTCGTCTCCTTCCGCGACACCGCCCGCGGCATGGCCGAGCTGCGCGACGACGGCCTGATCCGTCACGCCGGCGTCAGCAACTTCCGGCGCTGGCGCCTGCGCCGCGCCCGCGAGAAGTCGACCATCCCCATCCTCGCCGACCAGGTGCGATTCCACCCCTTCTACCCCCACGGCGCCCTCCGGGAGTACTGCGCGAAGGCCGACACGATGCTGACGGCCTACAGCCCGCTCGCCCACGGCGGGATGATCGACGACCCCGTCCTCGCCGAGATCGGCGAGCGCTACGACAAGACGCCCGCCCAGGTCGCGCTCCGCTGGGCCACCGGCTTCGAGCACGTCGCCGCCATTCCCAAGACGACCTCCCGCGAGCACCTCCGCCAGAACATCGAAATTTTCGACTTCGAGCTCACCGACGACGAGCGCGACCGGATCACCCGCCCGTCCTACCTGAAGTCCGCCGGCCTCTTTCTCCGCAACGAGATGGGGATCTGA
- a CDS encoding biotin transporter BioY: MAQEYESVELVDDDTVRNLAGAAVLAALTAALAQLSIPIPSVGVPFSLQPFGPFFAGLLLGPLWGGFAMALYLVAGAAGAPVFSNGAAGIGYFGGRTGGFLVGFALSAVVVGAVAHRGIEPRPVSELSVAVELAAVAAGLVVVYAVGLPWMAEVLGISIGAAAGIMAPFAVPDVVKVFVAVAVVEGGAVALRE, encoded by the coding sequence ATGGCACAGGAGTACGAGTCCGTCGAGCTGGTGGACGACGACACGGTTCGGAACCTGGCGGGGGCGGCGGTGCTGGCGGCGCTGACGGCGGCGCTCGCACAGCTGTCGATCCCGATCCCGAGCGTCGGGGTCCCGTTCTCGCTGCAGCCGTTCGGCCCCTTCTTCGCGGGGCTGCTGCTCGGGCCGCTGTGGGGCGGGTTCGCGATGGCGCTCTATCTGGTCGCGGGCGCGGCGGGCGCGCCGGTGTTCTCCAACGGCGCGGCGGGCATCGGCTACTTCGGCGGCCGGACCGGCGGATTCCTCGTGGGCTTCGCGCTGTCGGCGGTCGTCGTCGGCGCGGTCGCCCACCGCGGGATCGAACCGCGACCCGTCTCGGAGCTGTCCGTCGCGGTCGAACTCGCGGCGGTGGCCGCCGGGCTGGTCGTCGTCTACGCGGTCGGCCTCCCGTGGATGGCCGAGGTACTGGGCATCTCGATCGGCGCGGCCGCCGGGATCATGGCGCCGTTCGCCGTGCCGGACGTGGTGAAGGTGTTCGTCGCCGTCGCCGTCGTCGAGGGCGGCGCCGTCGCCCTCCGGGAATGA
- a CDS encoding 30S ribosomal protein S12, with translation MANGKYAARKLKKDRQQHRWSDSDYARRERGLGQKSDPLEGAPQGRGIVLEKVGIEAKQPNSAIRKCVRVQLIKNGKQVTAFCPGDGAISFIDEHDEVTIAGIGGAKGRAMGDLSGVNYKVEKVNGVSMIELVRGNAEKPVR, from the coding sequence ATGGCGAACGGCAAATACGCCGCCCGCAAACTGAAGAAGGACCGCCAGCAACACCGGTGGTCCGACTCCGACTACGCGCGCCGCGAGCGGGGTCTCGGACAGAAGTCCGACCCGCTGGAGGGCGCGCCGCAGGGACGGGGCATCGTCCTGGAGAAGGTCGGCATCGAAGCGAAACAGCCCAACTCCGCGATCCGGAAGTGCGTCCGGGTCCAGCTCATCAAGAACGGGAAGCAGGTCACCGCGTTCTGTCCCGGTGACGGCGCCATCTCGTTCATCGACGAGCACGACGAGGTCACCATCGCCGGCATCGGCGGCGCGAAGGGCCGCGCGATGGGCGACCTCTCGGGGGTCAACTACAAGGTCGAGAAGGTCAACGGCGTCTCGATGATCGAACTCGTTCGCGGTAACGCGGAGAAACCGGTCCGATAA
- a CDS encoding glycosyltransferase family 39 protein, translated as MGVTDSVESTLPDGVTERVDDLESVGLPGAVVVVALVVRLRALTAESLWMDEVYSITYATERSTLAILTELPLEDPHPPLYYLLLRGWTAVFGASKAATRSMSVVFGVAAVALLFALGRRLYDRETATVGAAMLALSGMHLYFSQDTRMYSLYTALAVASLYWYVRIVFDGDRSRRTLAGYVAATVLLGYTHVFGLFLVLAQNCYLLVHVLRTERSTGVELLRNWVGLQAATALLLGPFLAVLGMRLLGYPPFDSASPTWIPVPEPGLLVDTVARYYEYGWLWDSWAIGFIAASLVLGGWALRSDTDPEDPAGRLDRLLPSRRATFLLFVLVVPVVVPFAVSLTVEPIYRAKYTAAASIGLFLLVARGIAELRWTNIGAGRFAVAGLLLLAMAASVAVLHGSPQNPQWEGAVEGVERHGDDPHIVVVGGDVPERFYPAVHVAGEESATAVQASEADTLGEVIAERRARGEQVWLLISQWRTDRDQRRVIGDQLGSRDLRADGQLEYFAVWTLRVGNATDDGANAESRRPAAVG; from the coding sequence ATGGGTGTGACAGATTCGGTGGAGTCGACGCTCCCCGACGGTGTGACCGAGCGAGTGGACGACCTGGAGTCGGTCGGGCTCCCGGGCGCGGTGGTCGTCGTCGCGCTGGTGGTCCGTCTCCGCGCGCTGACGGCCGAGAGCCTCTGGATGGACGAGGTGTACTCGATCACGTACGCCACCGAGCGGTCGACCCTGGCGATCCTGACGGAGCTGCCCCTGGAGGACCCCCACCCGCCGCTGTACTACCTCCTGCTCCGCGGGTGGACCGCCGTCTTCGGCGCGAGCAAGGCCGCGACCCGCTCGATGTCGGTCGTCTTCGGCGTCGCGGCCGTCGCCCTGCTGTTCGCGCTCGGCCGACGCCTCTACGACCGCGAGACCGCCACCGTCGGGGCGGCGATGCTGGCGCTGTCGGGGATGCACCTCTACTTCTCGCAGGACACGCGGATGTACTCGCTGTACACCGCGCTGGCGGTCGCCTCGCTGTACTGGTACGTCCGGATCGTGTTCGACGGCGACCGCTCGCGCCGGACGCTCGCCGGCTACGTCGCCGCGACGGTGCTGCTCGGCTACACGCACGTCTTCGGGCTGTTCCTGGTCCTCGCCCAGAACTGCTACCTGCTGGTCCACGTCCTCCGGACCGAACGCTCGACGGGGGTCGAACTCCTCCGGAACTGGGTCGGCCTCCAGGCCGCCACGGCCCTGTTGCTCGGCCCGTTCCTGGCGGTCCTCGGGATGCGACTGCTCGGCTACCCGCCGTTCGACAGCGCCTCGCCGACCTGGATCCCGGTCCCCGAGCCGGGCCTGCTCGTCGACACGGTCGCCCGCTACTACGAGTACGGCTGGCTGTGGGACTCGTGGGCGATCGGGTTCATCGCCGCCTCGCTCGTGCTCGGCGGCTGGGCACTCCGCAGCGACACCGACCCCGAGGACCCCGCGGGACGGCTCGACCGACTGCTCCCGTCGCGGCGGGCGACCTTCCTGCTTTTCGTCCTCGTCGTGCCGGTCGTCGTGCCGTTCGCCGTCTCGCTGACGGTCGAACCGATCTACCGCGCGAAGTACACCGCCGCGGCGTCGATCGGACTGTTCCTCCTCGTCGCCCGCGGGATCGCCGAGCTCCGGTGGACGAACATCGGCGCCGGCCGCTTCGCCGTCGCCGGACTGCTCCTGCTGGCGATGGCCGCCTCGGTCGCCGTGCTCCACGGGTCGCCGCAGAACCCCCAGTGGGAGGGCGCCGTCGAGGGCGTCGAGCGACACGGGGACGACCCGCACATCGTCGTCGTCGGCGGCGACGTGCCCGAGCGGTTCTACCCCGCCGTCCACGTCGCCGGCGAGGAGTCGGCCACCGCCGTCCAGGCGAGCGAGGCGGACACCCTCGGGGAAGTCATCGCGGAGCGGCGCGCGCGGGGCGAACAGGTCTGGCTGCTGATCTCGCAGTGGCGGACCGACCGCGACCAGCGCCGCGTCATCGGCGACCAGCTCGGCAGTCGGGACCTCCGGGCCGACGGCCAGCTCGAATACTTCGCGGTCTGGACGCTCCGGGTCGGCAACGCCACCGACGACGGGGCGAACGCCGAGAGCCGACGACCGGCCGCTGTCGGCTGA
- a CDS encoding 30S ribosomal protein S7, whose amino-acid sequence MSADDEAPEPDAPAGTDDEDAPAKLFGEWEVTDIEYSDPSTERYITVTPIAHTMGRHAGKQFQKSEISIVERLINRLMQTEENTGDKQKVMRITRDAFDIIHERTDENPVQVLVSAVENAAPREETVRLKYGGISVPKAVDVAPQRRVDQALKFIAEGVYNDSFKTPTDAEEALANQLASAANDDVSAYAVNQKEEKERVAAAAR is encoded by the coding sequence ATGAGTGCCGACGACGAAGCGCCCGAGCCGGACGCCCCGGCCGGGACGGACGACGAGGACGCGCCCGCCAAGCTGTTCGGCGAGTGGGAGGTCACCGACATCGAGTACTCCGACCCCTCGACCGAGCGCTACATCACGGTCACGCCCATCGCCCACACGATGGGTCGCCACGCCGGCAAGCAGTTCCAGAAGTCGGAGATCAGCATCGTCGAACGGCTGATCAACCGGCTCATGCAGACCGAGGAGAACACCGGCGACAAGCAGAAGGTCATGCGCATCACGCGCGACGCCTTCGACATCATCCACGAGCGCACCGACGAGAACCCCGTCCAGGTGCTCGTCTCCGCCGTGGAGAACGCCGCCCCGCGCGAGGAGACCGTCCGCCTGAAGTACGGTGGTATCTCGGTCCCGAAGGCCGTCGACGTCGCGCCCCAGCGCCGCGTCGACCAGGCCCTGAAGTTCATCGCCGAGGGCGTCTACAACGACTCGTTCAAGACGCCGACCGACGCCGAGGAGGCGCTGGCCAACCAGCTCGCCTCCGCCGCCAACGACGACGTCTCCGCCTACGCCGTCAACCAGAAGGAAGAGAAGGAACGCGTCGCCGCCGCCGCCCGGTAA